From the genome of Methanobrevibacter smithii ATCC 35061, one region includes:
- the hisF gene encoding imidazole glycerol phosphate synthase subunit HisF — protein sequence MLTKRIIPCLDCDLQVPEGRVVKGVEFKEIKYAGNPVDLATRYYEMGADEIVILDITASYERRATMADVIDRLTENVFIPICVGGGIRKVEDYTKMLKAGADKCSTNTAAIKNPELLTEASKVVGSQAVVVGIDAKRRYVDNPSDAPDKNVVETDEGYCWFDCSIYGGREFTGMDAIEWAVKCQELGAGEILLTSMDGDGTKEGYDIALNKAINDAIDIPVIASGGGGNPAHILDVFQKTDVSAALAASIFHFNQYSINDVKQYLKENNVPVRL from the coding sequence ATGTTAACTAAAAGAATTATTCCTTGTTTGGATTGTGATTTGCAAGTTCCTGAAGGAAGAGTGGTTAAGGGTGTAGAATTTAAAGAAATTAAATATGCAGGAAATCCTGTAGATTTAGCTACACGTTACTATGAAATGGGTGCTGATGAAATAGTTATTTTAGATATTACAGCATCTTATGAAAGAAGAGCAACAATGGCAGATGTAATTGATCGTTTGACTGAAAATGTTTTCATACCTATTTGTGTTGGTGGGGGAATTAGAAAGGTTGAAGATTATACAAAAATGCTGAAAGCAGGTGCGGATAAATGTTCTACAAACACTGCAGCTATTAAAAATCCTGAATTGCTTACTGAAGCTTCTAAAGTTGTTGGTTCTCAAGCTGTCGTCGTTGGAATTGATGCAAAAAGAAGATATGTGGATAATCCATCAGATGCTCCAGATAAAAATGTTGTGGAAACTGATGAAGGATATTGCTGGTTTGATTGCAGTATTTATGGTGGAAGAGAATTTACTGGTATGGATGCTATAGAATGGGCGGTAAAATGTCAGGAACTGGGTGCAGGTGAAATTCTTTTAACTAGTATGGACGGAGACGGAACTAAAGAAGGTTATGACATTGCTCTAAATAAAGCTATCAATGATGCAATTGATATTCCGGTAATAGCTAGTGGTGGCGGAGGAAATCCTGCACATATTTTAGATGTATTTCAAAAAACCGATGTTAGTGCAGCTCTTGCAGCAAGTATTTTTCATTTTAACCAATATTCAATTAATGATGTTAAGCAATACTTAAAAGAAAATAATGTTCCTGTAAGATTATGA
- a CDS encoding NUDIX hydrolase, with the protein MDKPYGLTMRGIVKNSNDEILILRRHPKSRTNPHKWELPGGKVDPGEFFDEALVREIKEETNLDGAVGDFYEAIQDDYVHKRTVQVVMYLKNITGDVAISDEHDEWMWANLEKIKTLELSTAFEKVLKKKNWKI; encoded by the coding sequence ATGGATAAACCTTATGGACTTACAATGAGAGGAATAGTCAAAAACAGCAATGACGAAATATTAATACTTAGAAGACATCCAAAATCCAGAACAAACCCCCACAAATGGGAATTACCCGGAGGAAAGGTAGACCCCGGAGAATTTTTCGATGAAGCATTAGTACGTGAAATAAAAGAAGAGACTAATTTGGATGGAGCAGTTGGTGACTTCTACGAAGCAATACAAGATGATTATGTCCATAAAAGAACTGTTCAAGTTGTTATGTATTTAAAAAATATCACTGGAGATGTAGCTATCAGTGATGAACATGATGAGTGGATGTGGGCCAATTTAGAAAAAATAAAAACATTGGAATTATCAACAGCATTTGAAAAAGTTTTAAAAAAGAAAAATTGGAAAATTTAA
- a CDS encoding preprotein translocase subunit Sec61beta gives MSKKNDKISMPQTGAGLVRYFDEESVGPKLSPEHVIVITVILAIFCFVLRFSG, from the coding sequence ATGTCAAAAAAGAACGATAAAATTAGCATGCCTCAAACAGGTGCTGGTTTAGTAAGATATTTTGATGAAGAAAGTGTAGGTCCAAAACTTTCTCCTGAACACGTTATAGTTATTACAGTTATTTTAGCTATTTTCTGTTTTGTTTTAAGATTCTCTGGATAA
- a CDS encoding signal recognition particle protein Srp54 encodes MAMLGNLGENLTKTMKKLVGISVIDKKTIEEVVKEIQRALIQSDVNIALVLDLSKKIKKRALEEEPPKGITPREHVITIIYEEMVNLLGGEAPGLDIDVKPYKILFLGLQGSGKTTTIGKLCRYLQKKGFNPAVVCTDTWRPAAYEQLRQLTEEMQVPLYGDPDNKDALDLAQKGLKEFKNRKVIIFDTAGRHKQEEDLIAEMDTLDDIIQPTESILVIDGTIGQQAGEQAKAFSQATDVGSIIITKLDGSAKGGGAMSAVAETGAPIKFIGTGERIDDFELFDPARFISRLLGMGDIQTLIEKAEDSIDEDMAEKTMKNMMSGKFTLVDMKNQFEMMNSMGPMQQVLSMIPGLGNKVSKEASKMTEDKIDGYKVIMSSMTKKEMENPKLIKQSRIRRIAMGAGVEESEVRDLLKYYNNTKKTMKGIGKRGRFGNNSMNRMMGQFMK; translated from the coding sequence ATGGCGATGCTTGGAAATTTAGGTGAAAATCTTACTAAGACTATGAAAAAATTAGTAGGAATATCAGTTATTGATAAAAAAACAATAGAGGAAGTTGTAAAAGAAATACAACGTGCTTTAATTCAATCTGATGTTAATATCGCTTTAGTTTTAGATTTATCCAAAAAAATTAAAAAAAGGGCTCTTGAAGAGGAACCTCCAAAAGGTATTACTCCAAGAGAGCATGTTATAACAATTATTTACGAAGAAATGGTAAATCTGTTAGGTGGTGAGGCACCAGGATTGGATATTGATGTTAAACCTTATAAAATCTTGTTCTTAGGTTTGCAGGGTAGTGGTAAAACAACTACTATTGGTAAATTATGCAGATATTTACAGAAAAAAGGTTTTAACCCTGCTGTTGTGTGTACAGATACATGGAGGCCTGCTGCTTATGAACAGTTAAGACAATTAACTGAAGAAATGCAGGTGCCGCTCTATGGAGATCCTGATAATAAAGATGCTCTTGATTTGGCTCAAAAAGGTTTGAAAGAGTTTAAAAACAGGAAAGTCATTATTTTTGATACTGCAGGAAGACATAAACAGGAAGAAGATTTGATTGCTGAAATGGATACCTTGGATGATATTATTCAGCCAACTGAATCTATTCTTGTAATTGATGGAACAATTGGTCAGCAAGCAGGTGAACAGGCTAAGGCATTCTCACAGGCAACTGATGTCGGTTCTATAATAATTACCAAACTTGACGGTTCAGCTAAAGGTGGGGGAGCAATGTCTGCAGTAGCTGAAACTGGAGCTCCAATTAAATTTATCGGTACTGGTGAACGTATTGATGATTTCGAATTGTTCGATCCGGCAAGATTTATTTCAAGATTGCTTGGAATGGGAGATATCCAAACCCTTATTGAAAAAGCCGAAGACAGCATTGATGAGGATATGGCTGAAAAAACCATGAAAAACATGATGTCTGGTAAATTCACATTGGTTGACATGAAAAATCAGTTTGAAATGATGAACAGTATGGGGCCGATGCAGCAGGTTTTAAGCATGATTCCTGGACTTGGAAATAAGGTATCTAAAGAGGCATCTAAAATGACTGAAGACAAAATTGACGGATATAAAGTCATAATGTCTTCAATGACTAAAAAAGAAATGGAAAATCCAAAGTTGATTAAACAGTCACGTATTAGAAGAATAGCTATGGGTGCAGGTGTTGAGGAATCAGAAGTAAGAGACTTGTTAAAATATTACAACAACACTAAAAAGACCATGAAAGGCATTGGAAAACGCGGACGTTTTGGTAATAATTCAATGAACCGTATGATGGGTCAATTCATGAAATGA
- the hpt gene encoding hypoxanthine/guanine phosphoribosyltransferase: MLEEVKKSLEASPIVKKGDYNYFVNPISDGVPTMKPSMLRELANVVKEHVDMDIDKIVAIEAMGIHLATALSLATDIPFVIIRKRQYGLEGEKEISQKTGYGSSKLYINDLKEGEKILLIDDVVSTGGTLISTLNALKELNIDIKAAVAVIEKGEGKKLVEKETGIPIFSVVKLDVIDGKVVIEKTIED; this comes from the coding sequence ATGTTAGAAGAAGTTAAAAAATCTTTAGAAGCTTCTCCTATTGTTAAAAAAGGAGATTATAATTATTTTGTTAATCCTATAAGTGATGGAGTTCCAACTATGAAACCTTCAATGCTTCGTGAATTAGCAAATGTTGTAAAAGAACATGTTGATATGGATATTGATAAAATAGTCGCTATTGAAGCTATGGGAATACATTTAGCTACAGCTTTATCCTTAGCTACCGACATCCCATTTGTAATTATCCGTAAAAGACAATATGGACTTGAAGGAGAAAAAGAAATAAGTCAAAAAACAGGCTACGGGTCTTCTAAATTATATATAAATGATTTAAAAGAAGGAGAAAAAATCCTTTTAATAGATGATGTTGTAAGTACTGGAGGAACATTAATTTCAACTTTAAATGCACTAAAAGAATTAAATATTGACATAAAAGCTGCAGTAGCTGTTATTGAAAAAGGAGAAGGCAAAAAATTAGTTGAAAAAGAAACTGGCATTCCAATATTTTCAGTTGTAAAATTAGATGTAATTGACGGCAAAGTAGTTATCGAAAAAACCATTGAAGATTAA
- a CDS encoding exosome complex RNA-binding protein Csl4 produces MSIKNGAFVMPGDKLGIIEQYLLGKGTYEDNGEIKSSVLGNVQIDSKMRTITVKAKSSQPALLKLGDTVYGQITDIKTQRANVNIDCLTDSSRPLALPYMGAIHISQAKSGYLDKLTDAFRIGDIVKAKVVKITGDNVDLATVDEDCGVLKAMCTRCRDYMNTTQKENEVQCRTCKKKEKREVSINYVNS; encoded by the coding sequence ATGAGTATAAAAAACGGGGCATTTGTAATGCCTGGAGATAAACTAGGAATAATTGAGCAATATTTACTTGGAAAAGGTACTTATGAAGATAACGGCGAGATTAAATCATCAGTATTAGGAAATGTTCAAATTGATTCAAAAATGAGGACTATTACTGTAAAAGCCAAATCTAGCCAACCTGCTCTTTTAAAATTAGGTGATACTGTTTACGGACAGATTACAGATATAAAAACTCAAAGAGCTAATGTAAATATTGATTGTTTAACAGATAGTAGTAGACCTTTAGCACTTCCATACATGGGTGCAATTCACATATCCCAAGCAAAATCAGGATATTTAGATAAATTGACAGATGCTTTTAGAATTGGAGATATTGTAAAAGCAAAAGTAGTAAAAATTACTGGAGATAATGTTGATTTAGCTACAGTGGATGAAGATTGTGGAGTTTTAAAAGCAATGTGTACCCGTTGCAGAGATTATATGAATACCACACAAAAAGAAAATGAAGTCCAGTGTAGAACATGTAAGAAAAAAGAAAAACGTGAAGTTTCTATAAATTATGTTAATAGCTAA
- a CDS encoding tRNA pseudouridine(54/55) synthase Pus10, giving the protein MISMYDLVKKILKETNGQICKHCLGRKLSHIVEGRDNINRGEKIFEDLEIPKPENCVVCGNIFDKINDELFKKIYDKIDFLNVEFDTFLVGSRIDKQIKTWDDELSEKFDLDVEPIKKELNRIIGREIENTLEKEVEFEKQDIVINVDLRKEPKVRIQINPLFIEGKYNKLVRGIPQTKWPCGKCKGKGCEECNFTGKQYGESVEELLSEPILEATNGWQAKFHGAGREDIDVLMLGSGRPFVLEIKEPKIRKINLDALEEKINKMTEGKTSYHNLKFCERNRKAEIKVSSSDAYKIYKALVKCDKPYDRDKLASLNNLDEIHQQTPLRVLHRRADKVRIKHVHNVSCEIIDDTTFEMTVKTEGGLYIKELISGDEDRTKPNVGEVLGVKSICEQLDVVEVSEK; this is encoded by the coding sequence ATGATTAGCATGTATGATTTAGTCAAAAAAATATTGAAAGAAACTAACGGTCAAATTTGCAAACATTGTTTAGGACGCAAACTTTCCCATATTGTGGAAGGCAGAGATAATATAAATCGTGGAGAAAAGATATTTGAAGATTTGGAAATTCCGAAGCCTGAAAACTGTGTGGTTTGCGGAAATATCTTTGATAAAATCAATGATGAATTATTTAAAAAGATTTATGACAAAATTGACTTTTTAAATGTGGAATTTGATACATTTCTTGTAGGATCCAGAATTGATAAGCAAATTAAAACCTGGGATGATGAACTAAGTGAAAAATTCGATTTAGATGTTGAACCAATTAAAAAAGAATTAAACAGAATAATTGGTCGTGAAATTGAAAACACTTTAGAAAAAGAAGTTGAATTTGAAAAACAGGATATTGTAATCAATGTTGATTTAAGAAAAGAACCTAAAGTTAGAATTCAGATTAATCCTCTTTTCATTGAAGGAAAATATAACAAATTAGTCCGTGGAATTCCTCAAACAAAATGGCCCTGCGGCAAATGTAAAGGAAAAGGATGTGAAGAATGTAATTTTACAGGTAAACAGTATGGGGAATCTGTAGAAGAATTGCTGTCTGAACCTATTTTGGAAGCTACAAATGGCTGGCAGGCCAAATTCCATGGTGCAGGTCGTGAAGACATTGATGTATTGATGTTGGGTTCGGGAAGACCTTTTGTTCTTGAAATCAAAGAGCCTAAAATTAGAAAAATCAATCTGGATGCTTTGGAAGAAAAAATAAATAAAATGACTGAAGGAAAAACATCTTATCACAATTTAAAATTCTGTGAAAGGAACAGAAAAGCAGAAATTAAGGTATCTTCAAGTGATGCCTATAAAATTTATAAAGCATTGGTAAAATGTGATAAACCTTATGATAGGGATAAATTAGCCAGTTTAAACAATTTGGATGAAATTCATCAACAAACACCTTTAAGGGTGCTTCACAGACGGGCTGATAAAGTAAGGATTAAACATGTTCATAATGTTTCCTGTGAAATAATTGATGATACCACTTTTGAAATGACTGTTAAAACAGAAGGTGGTTTATATATTAAAGAATTGATTTCCGGTGATGAAGATAGGACCAAACCTAATGTTGGTGAAGTTTTAGGAGTTAAATCTATTTGTGAACAATTGGATGTTGTAGAAGTAAGTGAAAAATAG
- a CDS encoding peptidylprolyl isomerase, which translates to MKVAIIETEKGTIELELFEEDAPNTVANFEKLIEEGFYDGLTFHRVIPNFVIQGGCPNGNGTGGPGYTIKCETEGNPNKHGTGALSMAHAGKDTGGSQFFITHSPQPHLDGVHTVFGHVIGDGMDVVNKIQQGDKMLHLHVEER; encoded by the coding sequence ATGAAAGTTGCAATAATTGAAACTGAAAAAGGAACAATTGAATTGGAATTATTCGAAGAAGATGCTCCAAATACTGTAGCTAACTTTGAAAAACTTATAGAAGAAGGATTTTACGACGGATTAACTTTCCACAGAGTAATACCAAATTTCGTGATTCAAGGAGGCTGTCCTAACGGTAACGGTACAGGAGGACCTGGTTACACCATCAAATGTGAAACCGAAGGAAACCCAAATAAACATGGAACCGGTGCTCTTTCAATGGCTCATGCAGGAAAAGATACTGGAGGAAGCCAATTTTTCATTACACATTCCCCACAACCACACTTAGACGGAGTACACACTGTATTTGGTCATGTTATTGGTGACGGTATGGATGTTGTAAATAAAATCCAACAAGGAGACAAAATGCTCCATTTACATGTTGAAGAAAGATAG
- the moaC gene encoding cyclic pyranopterin monophosphate synthase MoaC, with the protein MGKEFTHLTDSGVHMVEVGQKPDQKRLAIASGKIHLDKNTIEMIQNEEIKKGNVLTTAQIAGIQAVKNTSSIIPLCHPLNLTGIEIDFDVKSTEITATCSVKTLGKTGVEMEALTGVSACLLAIWDMVKAVEKDENGQYPDTRISDICVIKKEKI; encoded by the coding sequence ATGGGTAAAGAGTTTACACACTTAACGGATAGTGGGGTGCACATGGTTGAAGTTGGTCAAAAACCAGATCAAAAAAGATTAGCTATAGCTAGTGGAAAAATACATCTGGATAAAAATACTATTGAAATGATTCAGAATGAGGAAATTAAGAAAGGAAATGTATTAACTACTGCTCAGATAGCTGGAATTCAGGCAGTTAAGAATACTTCTTCAATTATTCCTTTATGTCATCCGTTAAATTTAACTGGAATTGAAATAGATTTTGATGTTAAATCAACTGAAATAACTGCAACATGCAGTGTTAAAACATTAGGAAAAACTGGTGTTGAAATGGAAGCTTTAACTGGAGTAAGTGCTTGTTTGCTTGCAATATGGGATATGGTTAAAGCAGTTGAGAAAGATGAGAATGGACAGTATCCTGATACGAGAATAAGCGACATTTGTGTAATTAAAAAAGAGAAAATCTAA
- a CDS encoding VOC family protein: protein MKVKYVTIIVDDMDKSAEFYTKVLGFEVEEVFDLPGGKIVLLGNGNETGFELIQNSTFKTGFYSVGLDVEDIHEELENFRKNNVEIAMEATRISVGMMARVIDPNGVNIVLIQHDEKE, encoded by the coding sequence ATGAAAGTAAAGTATGTTACAATTATTGTAGATGATATGGATAAGTCTGCTGAGTTCTATACAAAAGTTTTAGGTTTTGAAGTTGAGGAAGTATTTGATTTACCCGGCGGAAAAATTGTCCTGCTTGGCAATGGGAATGAAACAGGTTTTGAATTGATACAAAATAGTACTTTTAAAACGGGTTTTTATTCTGTAGGTCTGGACGTTGAAGATATCCATGAGGAGCTGGAAAATTTCAGGAAAAATAATGTTGAAATAGCTATGGAAGCAACTAGAATATCTGTTGGCATGATGGCAAGGGTTATTGATCCAAATGGTGTTAATATAGTTTTGATTCAGCATGATGAAAAAGAATAG
- a CDS encoding acetylornithine transaminase, whose translation MNTNELIEAEDKYFINTFARQPIVLDHGKGVKVWDKDGNEYIDMFAGIAVNALGHAHPKLVNALQGQVEKLIHVSNIYYNEPAIEYAKKLLPLTEFDRLFYANSGAEANEGAIKLALKYTGKSEIITAKDSFHGRTLLTLAATGHEEYREPYLKNLPQGFIEVPYNDIEAIKEAISDETAAIMLEPIQGEGGVNVPSKKYFDEIAEICAEKDILLILDEVQTGFGRCGTLFAHELFDIKADIMTIAKGVGGGVPMGAFLATEKVAGGFAPGDHGTTFGGGPLVCAAANAVLDTILDEDLLENSKKVGAYFKDKLNELKEKHDKIVDVRGHGLMIGVELSESGAGYVDKLREMGFLINCTAGNVLRFVPPLIITNEEIDKFVEALDKAL comes from the coding sequence ATGAACACAAATGAACTTATTGAAGCTGAAGATAAATATTTTATTAACACTTTTGCAAGACAACCAATTGTTTTAGACCATGGTAAAGGTGTAAAAGTATGGGATAAAGATGGAAATGAGTATATTGATATGTTTGCAGGAATTGCTGTAAATGCTTTAGGACATGCGCATCCTAAATTAGTTAATGCACTTCAAGGCCAAGTTGAAAAGCTTATTCATGTTTCAAACATTTACTATAATGAACCAGCTATTGAATATGCTAAAAAATTACTTCCTTTAACAGAATTTGACAGATTATTCTATGCAAACAGTGGGGCAGAAGCTAATGAGGGAGCTATTAAATTAGCTTTAAAATACACGGGTAAAAGTGAAATTATTACAGCTAAAGACTCTTTTCACGGAAGAACTTTATTGACATTGGCTGCTACTGGTCATGAAGAATATAGGGAACCTTATTTAAAAAATCTCCCACAAGGATTTATTGAAGTTCCATATAATGATATTGAAGCTATTAAAGAAGCTATCAGTGATGAAACTGCAGCTATTATGCTTGAACCAATTCAAGGTGAAGGTGGAGTAAATGTTCCTTCCAAAAAGTATTTTGATGAAATAGCGGAAATCTGTGCTGAAAAGGATATTCTTTTAATTTTAGATGAAGTTCAAACAGGTTTTGGAAGATGCGGAACATTATTTGCTCATGAACTTTTTGATATAAAGGCAGATATCATGACTATAGCTAAAGGTGTTGGGGGAGGAGTTCCTATGGGAGCATTTCTTGCAACTGAAAAAGTAGCTGGCGGTTTTGCACCTGGAGATCATGGAACTACTTTTGGTGGAGGTCCTTTAGTATGTGCTGCGGCCAATGCTGTTTTAGATACTATTTTGGATGAAGATTTATTGGAAAACTCCAAAAAAGTCGGTGCTTACTTTAAAGATAAATTAAATGAACTAAAAGAAAAACATGATAAAATAGTTGATGTTAGAGGACACGGATTGATGATTGGTGTTGAATTGTCTGAAAGTGGTGCTGGATATGTTGATAAATTAAGAGAAATGGGATTCTTAATTAACTGCACTGCAGGCAATGTTTTAAGATTTGTTCCGCCTCTTATAATTACCAATGAGGAAATTGATAAATTTGTTGAAGCTTTAGACAAAGCTCTTTAA
- the dph2 gene encoding diphthamide biosynthesis enzyme Dph2 has translation MSMYNMDLDKVIRKINKKGARTVGLQFPEGLKMQAVKIAKAIESQTPATVIISGDPCFGACDVSDYKMKGSVDLIVHYGHTPLPLKYEVPTLFIEAFSNIDVKKDLEKCLEKLEDYSKIALVTTTQHLHLLNEIKDYLEDNGKEVVLGSSKNTKKGQVLGCNFSSIKNLDAEVYLFIGSGNFHPLGIYLFTKSPVLALDPYNSEIRDISAFADRILRIRFARITKAREAEKWGIIVSSKEGQYRMKLAKEIKKILEDNKMEAYIIMADNINPDILLPYMELDAFVVSACPRIAIDDSQMYKKPLLTPQELEIVLNKRQWENYQLDEILFHERYK, from the coding sequence ATGTCAATGTATAACATGGACTTAGACAAAGTCATAAGAAAGATTAATAAAAAAGGAGCTAGAACTGTAGGTCTTCAATTTCCGGAAGGTCTTAAAATGCAGGCAGTTAAAATAGCAAAGGCTATTGAATCACAAACTCCTGCTACCGTGATAATATCTGGAGACCCTTGTTTTGGAGCCTGTGATGTAAGTGATTACAAAATGAAAGGTTCCGTTGATTTAATCGTTCATTATGGCCACACCCCACTTCCATTAAAATATGAAGTGCCGACACTGTTCATAGAAGCTTTTTCTAATATTGATGTCAAAAAAGACCTTGAAAAATGTCTTGAAAAACTAGAAGACTATTCAAAAATAGCTCTTGTAACTACAACACAACACTTACATTTGTTAAATGAAATTAAAGATTATTTGGAAGACAATGGAAAAGAAGTAGTTCTTGGATCTTCTAAAAATACTAAAAAAGGACAAGTTTTAGGATGCAATTTTTCATCAATCAAAAATTTGGACGCTGAAGTTTACTTATTTATAGGTAGCGGAAATTTCCATCCATTAGGAATTTATTTATTTACCAAATCACCAGTATTGGCTTTAGACCCATATAACAGTGAAATAAGAGATATCAGTGCTTTTGCAGACAGAATATTGAGAATCAGATTTGCAAGAATTACAAAAGCAAGAGAAGCTGAAAAATGGGGAATAATAGTTTCTTCTAAAGAGGGACAATACAGAATGAAACTAGCTAAAGAAATCAAAAAAATTCTAGAAGATAACAAAATGGAGGCATATATCATAATGGCGGACAATATAAATCCCGACATATTACTGCCATACATGGAATTAGATGCTTTTGTTGTTTCAGCCTGTCCAAGAATAGCTATTGATGATTCTCAAATGTATAAAAAACCATTATTAACACCACAGGAACTTGAAATAGTTTTAAATAAAAGACAATGGGAAAATTACCAATTGGATGAAATTTTATTCCATGAAAGGTACAAATAG
- a CDS encoding DNA glycosylase, translating into MIIKAPIDLELTQNSGQTSQPPWKLDNNIYSDVVVADNKAVLFQVKQKENNLDFNFIGDISNKEATKKIKTIFDLDFNLNKFYKYLNNQPELADMTNFCRDLRLFLAKDKFECVISSVCSANNSIVRWTKSIDDIKKSWGNKYTYSEKDYFTFPDVSDFKNIYCDDVEEFECCSNLNNPGECINNLKSCGVGYRAPYMKKASEIFTLEMDLDDISKMSYDEAFDTMLKVPGVGPKVADCILLYGFNFRQAFPTDVWIKRIVSYLYFDGKDINVSKIREFGMEEFGDYAGYVQLYLFHYARMSGLMKKLKGM; encoded by the coding sequence ATGATAATTAAAGCTCCGATTGACCTGGAATTAACTCAAAATTCAGGTCAAACATCCCAACCTCCCTGGAAATTGGATAATAATATTTACTCTGATGTTGTTGTAGCTGACAATAAAGCGGTTTTATTTCAAGTTAAACAAAAAGAAAATAATTTGGATTTTAATTTCATTGGGGATATTTCTAATAAGGAAGCTACCAAGAAAATAAAGACTATTTTTGATTTGGATTTTAATTTAAATAAATTTTATAAATATTTAAATAATCAGCCGGAATTGGCTGATATGACTAATTTTTGTAGAGATTTAAGATTGTTTTTAGCTAAAGATAAATTTGAATGTGTGATTTCTTCAGTATGCTCTGCAAATAATTCAATAGTCAGATGGACAAAATCCATTGATGATATTAAAAAATCATGGGGGAATAAATACACTTATTCTGAAAAAGATTATTTTACATTTCCTGATGTTTCTGATTTTAAAAACATATATTGTGATGATGTAGAAGAGTTTGAGTGCTGCAGCAATCTGAATAATCCTGGAGAATGTATCAATAATTTAAAAAGCTGCGGTGTTGGATATAGGGCACCATACATGAAAAAAGCCAGTGAAATTTTTACACTTGAAATGGACCTTGATGATATTTCAAAAATGTCTTATGATGAGGCATTTGACACAATGCTGAAAGTTCCTGGTGTTGGGCCTAAAGTGGCTGATTGTATTTTGCTTTATGGTTTTAATTTTAGGCAAGCGTTTCCTACTGATGTTTGGATTAAGCGTATAGTCTCTTATCTTTATTTTGATGGTAAGGATATTAATGTTTCTAAAATAAGGGAATTTGGAATGGAAGAGTTTGGAGATTATGCAGGTTATGTTCAGTTATATTTATTCCATTATGCCAGAATGTCCGGTCTGATGAAAAAACTTAAAGGAATGTGA